In the genome of Moorena sp. SIOASIH, the window TCTTTTAGCAATACTTCTTTACAAATTTACCAGGACTTACCAAAAACTGGACACCAAATCTGATCAGTAGTAAGGTCACCCTAGTGGTAGATTCGCTGTCAGGATTCACGGTTATGGTATTGACAAAGACTAACTAATCAAAGAGAATGGTAGATTAAGTGTCCATTCCTGCTCGGATCAGGTGAAGGCATACCAAAAGCTGGCACACGCAAGAAATCCTATCCATCGGAACAAACACTAACCAGCTACCTGTACGGCAACTCTAGAAAAACAAATCCATGACCTACGCAATTATCGAAACTGGTGGAAAGCAACTGCGAGTAGAACCCGGTCGCTTTTACGACATCGAACTACTGCACGTTGAACCAGAGCAAAATGTCACCATCGACAAAGTCCTGTTCGTTAATCATGATGGTGAAATCAGCATCGGTCAGCCCTTAGTTGAAGGAGCAACCGTACAAGGAACGGTGATGCGACACTTTCGCGATCGCAAAATCATCGTCTATAAAATGCAGCCCAAGAAGAAAACCCGT includes:
- the rplU gene encoding 50S ribosomal protein L21, which codes for MTYAIIETGGKQLRVEPGRFYDIELLHVEPEQNVTIDKVLFVNHDGEISIGQPLVEGATVQGTVMRHFRDRKIIVYKMQPKKKTRKKRGHRQEKTRLMIDAISMNGSVLASVSKAEEAPATQETEEAPVLEQTTAETPATEAPATQETAETAPE